The genomic DNA TCGTTTCTTGCACAGACCCAACGCAACCAAAGCATCTCAAGACGTACTGATCCCTACTACAAGAACACGTAAACAGAACGAGACAGTAATCACGTCCGCCTCTCGTCCTCGTACCGACCGACCCAACGGCAGCAGCAAGCAATCTGGCCTGCCGGGACCGATGGGCTGCTCCTCGTCGAAGAAGCTCGACGAGGAGGAGGCCGTGAAGGCGTGCCACGACCGCCGGAGCTTCGTCAAGAAGGCGATCGCGCAGCGGGACCTCCTGGCCTCCTCCCACGTCGCCTACCTCCAGTCGCTCCGCCGCGTCTCGCTCGCGCTCTTCTACTGCCTCGCCGAGGACGAGCACCTCTACTTCCTGCAGGACACGTCCGCGCAGTGCACCCACCGCCCGTGCTCGCCGGAGAAGAGGGCCGTCCTCCTCGTCGTCAACCGCCTGAGGCAAGGAGGGGCGCCCGTGCACCCGCTGGTAGGGCGGTGGGACGGCGAGGCTGGAGCTGCCGAGGCCGCCGTGGTTGACGGGTTCTTCGGCGTGGATCCCCGGCTCTTCCGCCCTCCGGCGAACGACGTGCCGGTTTCCTCGCCGTCGCACCTGCCGTCGGCGTGGGACGTGTTCTGGGTCGACCCCTTCTCTTCGCTGCCGACCGATCGCGTGGGCTATGTAAATCACGGCGTCCAAGAGGCGAATGCTGATCAAGAAGATGGTGAGATGCCGGAGCTGGAAGAAATAAGCGAGGATGGCAGCAATGGAGAAGGCGAatcagaggaggaggaggcgcctGGTCATGAGCAGGCAGAGGCAGCGCAGGTGGTAGTGGAGCCAAGGGAGCGAAAAGAAAAGAAGAAGGTGGCGGGTGTGAGCAACAAGCTGAGGGTGCGGGCGAGCGCCGAGGTCGAGCAGCAGAGCACCCCCGGCCGATTCACGGTGTTCGTCGACAGGCCGCCGGCGAGCGTGGCGGAGGCCATGAGGGACATCAAGGGCCATTTCTCGAAGGTCGCCGAAACCGCCGGCGAGGTCTCGGTGCTGCTGGAGGTCGTCCCCTACCAGAAGAAAGGTACAGTCATCAGTCATGCAAAACCTCTTCCCCTACCTCAAGCCTGAACTTCTGAATTATACCCTGTCATGTCAATTGCTTTTCTATTCTTCAGACTAGAACAATGTGAATTATTCAGAACATGCCATAGAGCTGTAGCATTGATCATTGCCGTCTTGTACATAGACAGTTCGACCACCTGCTCCGAGAGGGGACGTCGAGGGGGACGACGGCGGCGAGCAAGTCGGCGCCCGTGAACCTTCGCCGGAGCCATTCCAACTCTTCCAGAGCCACAAGGAGAGCCTCGACAGGCTCTACGCGTGGGAGAAGAAGCTCTACGAGGAAGTCAGGGTACGTTCGACCGATCACACGCGCTTCTCTTCGAATTCAACTC from Triticum urartu cultivar G1812 unplaced genomic scaffold, Tu2.1 TuUngrouped_contig_510, whole genome shotgun sequence includes the following:
- the LOC125528775 gene encoding protein ALTERED PHOSPHATE STARVATION RESPONSE 1-like, producing the protein MGCSSSKKLDEEEAVKACHDRRSFVKKAIAQRDLLASSHVAYLQSLRRVSLALFYCLAEDEHLYFLQDTSAQCTHRPCSPEKRAVLLVVNRLRQGGAPVHPLVGRWDGEAGAAEAAVVDGFFGVDPRLFRPPANDVPVSSPSHLPSAWDVFWVDPFSSLPTDRVGYVNHGVQEANADQEDGEMPELEEISEDGSNGEGESEEEEAPGHEQAEAAQVVVEPRERKEKKKVAGVSNKLRVRASAEVEQQSTPGRFTVFVDRPPASVAEAMRDIKGHFSKVAETAGEVSVLLEVVPYQKKVRPPAPRGDVEGDDGGEQVGAREPSPEPFQLFQSHKESLDRLYAWEKKLYEEVRAGERVRLSYEKKVAQLRSQDANGAEPFAIERTRAAIRDLRTKLNISLASVDAVSRRIVAVRDDELLPQLAELIRGLARMWRVIGDAHRVMKRTADEASALLSSSAAGAEGGIRGPPPPPGPTRAATAAGALATELRGWRAALEAWAESQRGYAAALWGWARSCVKDGEDMPRLIVAWARAVEAVDVDAAIRAVEGVAAEAAAIATAARRRNSSAEEEPPNEEEGKRRVCVGLAAALGAIAEAAGLASAAYRELVAEMDDREREAEMAGRDDEPSIQNNLP